The following DNA comes from Lentibacillus sp. Marseille-P4043.
CTATTCCACCGTCACACTCTTCGCTAAATTCCGTGGCTTATCGACATCGCAGTCACGATGTAGCGCCGCATAATATGCCAATAACTGTAACGGAACAACCGTAATAAGTGGTGTTAATAGTTCATGCACATGCGGTAAAACAAATGCATCACTATCTTGTTCCAAACCTTTCATACTAACAACCATCGCATTTGCACCGCGAGCGACTACTTCTTGCACATTGCTGCGAACTGCATAGTTGACATCTTCCTGTGTTGCTAGTGCAATAACTGGAGTTCCTTCTTCAATTAACGCAATGGTTCCATGTTTCAATTCCCCACCAGCAAATCCTTCTGCCTGTATATAGGAGATTTCTTTAAGTTTTAGTGCACCCTCCAGACAAACAAAGTAATCACTGCTACGTCCGATAAAGAAGGCGTTACGTGTTGTTTCTAAATAATTTTTAACAAGATCTTCAATTGCTTCCTTCTGATCCGTTAAAACTTCCATTGCATTTGCCGCAATCGCTAACTCCTGCATTGGATCAAAATCTAACTCAAGACCTTTTGCCTGGGCTGTATCAACTGCTAAAATTGCTAATACGGCAATTTGTGCAGTATATGCCTTTGTTGATGCTACGGCAATTTCTGGCCCTGCATAAAGGTTTAACGTATAATCTGCTTCACGAGAAAGGGTGGATCCTGGCACATTTGTAATCGTTAGTGCTGGATGTCCCATTTCTTTAATTTTTACTAATACTGCACGGCTATCGGCTGTTTCCCCACTTTGTGAAATAAACACAAACAATGGTTTTTCCGATAGAAGTGGCATATTATATGAAAATTCACTTGCTACATGGACTTCAACTGGAATATTTGCTAATTTCTCAATGAACTGTTTTCCAACTAATCCCGCGTGGTAACTTGTGCCACAAGCAATAATATAAACACGATCACATGCCTTCATTGCCCCGCGTACATCAGCATCAAGCTTCAATTCATTGGTTTCATTTTGGTATTCATTGATAATTTTTCGCATTACAAATGGCTGTTCATCGATTTCCTTCAGCATAAAGTGCGGGTATGTTCCTTTTTCAATATCACTCGCATCAATTTGTGCTGTGTATGGCTTACGATCAACGACAGTGCCATTTAGTTTTTGAACCTCAACAAAGCTGCGATTCACCAATACAATTTCCTGGTCAAAAATCTCCAAGTATTGATCAGTTACGCTTAATGTTGCCATTGCATCACTTGCCACAACATTGAACCCTTCGCCTAAACCTACTAATAATGGGCTTTTGTTTTTTGCAACATATAGCGTATCCTGATCCTCTTTATCAATCATGCCAATTGCGTAAGAACCTTTTAACAGACCCATTGTTTGGCGAAATGCTTCAGCAGTATCTTGATATTTTTCAAAAAGTTTTTCAATTAGTTGAACAACTACTTCTGTATCTGTTTCACTAATGAAGCTGACATCGCTAAGATATTCCTTTTTTAAGTCTTGGTAGTTTTCAATAACCCCATTATGAACGAGTGTGAATCTGCCAGACTTGCTTTGATGCGGATGTGCATTCTCTTCACTCGGTACACCATGTGTCGCCCAGCGCGTATGGCCGATTCCCATTGTTGCATGAACGGAGCTATCTACGCGATCTCTTAGTGTTGCAATACGGCCTTTTACTTTAAAAAGATTCATCCCATTATCATTTAACATCGCAATTCCGGCTGAATCATAGCCGCGGTATTCTAATTTTTCCAGTCCATTTAATAAAATTTCCTTTGTATCATTTTGTCCGATATATCCTACAATTCCACACATATCGTTGTTTCCTCCTCGTATTAAAGGGGCAACAAACGACCTTTCTCTGAGAAAAATGCCAAAACATCTTTCTAGAAGTCAAAGGTCAGAAGGGGAAGAAATCGGTTGAGTTAGCCGATTTTATAGATTCTGACTTCCGACATCTTGCCTTTAACTTCTGCACGGGGCGTTTTGCTGCCCCTTTCTCGTGATTGTTTATCTAGTCATCCTGCCTTTTCTTTTGTACAACAAGTTACCTCATTGGTTTATAGAAAACGCATAACGATTGAGATGTGCAATCGGGAGGAATCCGCCGAATAAATTCGATTAACCTCCACCTCGTCAACTATTTTCTTTACCGGTCTGAAAATAGTTCTGGCGCTTTTTTTAATCCTAAATTTCTGCCCACCTTTCTATGTTTGAATAAAATCCACCCTTCGCATTCAAGAGCGTACAATCCATTTTAACCGACAATAGAGAAAATGGTCAATCCTTTATTTTGGGGGTGGTGTTATTTAGTGTATGAAGATATGCAGAACATGTTCTTTTTTTTCTTTTTGCTGGATGTCTTTTGGGATATTGATACTGTCCAAAAATCGACCTTATCTGCCATTTAAAAAAGCAGGTAGGACCGCACCTGAGCGGGTTCTACCTGCTTCCTCCATCTTACAATCTATACGTGTTGCTCTTTACCCTGATGCTTCGCCAAAAAATCTAGCATCAAATTATAAACTTTAATCTCATTTTCCTTTTTCGAAAAACCATGTCCCTCATCTTCCATGACAAAATAGTCAACATCCCGACCTTTATCTCTTAACTTCTCAACAATTTGATCCGATTCCTCTTTCACAACGCGCGGATCTTTAGCCCCCTGGATCACGAGCATCGGCTTTACCATACCGTCTAAATACGTAACAGGTGAATCTTTCACAAAGCGTTCTTTGTCACGTTCCGGGTCACCTATCCAGCGTTCCATAATTGGTTTCCAATGTGGTGGGACAGAATTAACGAATGTAAATAAATCACTTGGACCGAAAATATCAACGACAGCTTTGAAATATTCTGGATGTCGTCCATGCAATAGCAGGGCCATGTAACCACCAAAGCTGCCACCAACCAAAAATAATTTGTCACGATCAGAAATATTATTAGCAAACAGCCACTCTATACCAGCCACACAATCAAGTCTTGGTCCTTCTCCCCAGTCTTGTTCTACCAGTTTTACAAATGAAGACCCATAACCGGTGCTCCCACGGAAGTTTGGTGCAAAAATACTATAACCCCGATTGAGAAAACACTGAAACATCGAACGAAAGGTTTTGCGTTCTGCAGCCTGTGGACCCCCGTGTGGCCAAAAAATGGTATGACCGTTATCTAATTCCGGATCTGCTTTAAACAACAATGATTCAATCTCCATCCCATCATATGATTTGTACGAGATTACTTCCGGTTCAACCATATCGTCATTACCAACACCCAGCACAGAGTTGCTCGTTAGCTTTGTCCAGCTATCGCCATCAACTGAATGAAAGATATTCATCGGTTCCGTTGCATTAATACCCAATACATATAATGCCCCAGATTGTGCCACATGAATTTGACCAATCACATCAACAGGTAGTGATAACTTTTCCACCTTTTCATTTACAAGATCATAACGATACAAATGGTCAACTACACCATCCTCTGTCACAAGATAGAACATATTCTGCTTTTTATTGAATGTTAATGATGTCATACTTTCTTGATCAACACGAACTACAGAAGAAAACTCGTTTGTTTGCAAATCAAATTTTGCAAGATAACTATACTCACTTTCATAATCTGTTACAAAATATACAGTAGAATCATCAACAAAAACTGGATCAAATGTCACATGAACTTTTTCAGAATCAGGTGTAAGGCTAAACTCTTGACCGTTTGTTTTAACAATACCTGTTACGTATGTATTCGCAAATGCTCGCAAATAAACGAATGACTTCTCATCGTCTGATACAGCAGCTAATTCAGTCGGTGATCGTTCCCCTGTATTGATTAACGCATCAGCGTCATCCACTAGATTTCGAACACGTGCATTTAGAAATGATGGATTCCCCTCCGAAGTCATATAATAAATCCGCTCACCATCATCACTCAAATGTGAAAAGAAATACTTCTCCTCTGCGTCACCAGTAATAAGTGGCTGCGGTAGACCGCCATCATATGGAATGGCATATACTTGATGATTTTCATCGCCGTCTCTATCAAAGCCAGCTAACACATACCGTTGCTTTGGATCGAATTTAATAAAACTGCATGACTCGTCTTGATGAGCAAATAGGTATGGGTAGTTATCAGGTAAGTCTATTGCCCATAGGTTCATTTTGCCATTTAAATTTGTGCTGAAAACTAGCCGCTTCTCGTCTTTACTTACTGCAAAGTCCGTGATTGCATACGTTCTAAAAAATTGCTCGACAGTTGGTTTTGGAAACTGAATCATCATTATTACCTCCTAGAATTTTTAATATGTGAATTCTAAGATGTTTGAATAGTTACTATATATAAAAAATTTAATAGTGTTATTATATAATACTTTGTACTGCTTTAATAGGGGGGTATTTAACTAACCATAATATTTTTTAGATTCACTTATGCTCATCATGCGCGAAATGAATACTAGCTCTTTAGCTCTATTCTTGCTACTTCTTGTCGATAAAAAGTAATTTATTCGGGGTTTAAATCGCGTTCTATATTCGATAAAATTCATCGTTATTCTTCTTATTTCCCGGGAAATATCAACTACTGTTTTGACAAAAGCACAATAAAGGTAGTTCCTTCACCTAGCTCACTCTCAACCATAATTGTCCCTTCTTGCAATTCAATAATCTTTTTAACAATAGATAAGCCGAGCCCTGTGCTGGCAACCGTTCGATTTCGTGCTTTATCTACTTTATAAAAACGATCAAATAAATTTGGAATGTCTTCCTTAGCGATCCCAATACCCGTGTCTGAAAATAGTACTTGAACTCCTGCCTTTTCGACACTTGTCTTAATTGTTATCGTTCCCCCTGAATGGGTATAGCGTATTGCATTCGTAAGCAGGTTCATCCATACCTGATGCAACAGCTTTTGGTCACCAAAAATAGTAATGTCATCCATTTCCATGTCAATTGCCAATTCCTTTTCCTGCCACTGCCATCGTGTTGTCGAAACAACTTCTTTTATTTGTTCAGCTAAATTGTAGGTAATCTTTTCATCGAGTTTTGTCTCCTTATCTAACATGGACAGTGTTAATAACTGCTTGCTTAACATGGATAGACGCTTTGCTTCATTTTCGATTATTTCCAAGTAATGATTTCGTTCAACAGCTGTCAGATCCTCTAATCGAAGTGTTTTCGAGAAGCCTCGAATTGATGTTAATGGTGATTGAATTTCATGGGACACATTTGACACAAACTCCTGACGCTTCTCTTCTACGTTCTCTAGACTTGTACTCATCTGGGAAAAGTGTTTAGCAAGGTCACCTATCTCATCACGACGTTTAACAGGAAGTTTTAAATGATAATTCCCACCGGCAACTTTTTTGGTAGCCTCTGTTAACGCATGGACAGGCTTAACGATATAACGGGTACTTAGTAACACAAGTAAGAAGCTAATTAAAAGAACTAACACAAGTAACACTGCAAGAAATACACGCATTTCACCAAATTGTCGCTCTGTATTTGCACGAACAAATAACGCAACATTCTTCCCATCAACTTTAACAGGTACGCCAACTGTATTTCTTAATTCATTACTAAAAAAGCCAGTAATAAACAAATTCCATGGATAATTGGCAATCCCGTGATAGGTGGCACCTTCTAGTACGTTGTTTATTTTATCCGAGGACAATTCCGTGTCATCAAACGCAATGCCAATATGCGTTCTATTTCCATCCTCATCAACTACATAAAAGGTATAACCTAATTCCGCCATGTTTTCTAAATAATTGCGGATATCACCATCATGACTCTCCTTGTATACAGAAACAATGTCATTGGCAATTTGCGTCACCTTTTGATCGTTTTTTGGTTTCAAAAATTGGTGATAGTATACGTTTGTTGCAACAAAAGCAATAATCGAGCTGCTAATCATAATCAACATAGTCACAACAATAATCCGTACATACAACGTTCGCATAACTTACACCCTCACTTTTTCTTTATAGCTGTCTTCTAAAAGACTAGTACTGCGATTACTCGCCCCATCGAAAACCATTGTTCCCGCAGGACAAGGAATGCTTCGACAGCACTACATCGCACGCAGAAAATCGGTCTGTATTTTCAAGGAGTCACCACCCTCCACTCACCCGGACTAGTGAAGTTGTAGGATAATTATGGAATACTTACCGCTATTGTAGTAAATGCAGTACCAGCGGAGGAAATACACGTAGACTCCGGCGGGAAGAAAGGCCTAGGTGAGACCCCGCAGAGCGACGAGCAAAACTTCTACCGAGTAGGCTTCAAGTTGCGAGGAGCGCTACTTCACCGAATTACTTGCAACGCGACGAGCACCCAGCTCGAGGAGGCTCAGCAGCCGCCCGCGGAAAGCGTAGTGTATTTCCGGAGCGGGTAAACGCACCAACCATCATTTCAAGTTGTGTCGCATTTTATATCAACTACGAAATAAAAACAACAAACATTACATAAAAAGCCTTCTTTATCTTACAAGTCCATTCGCAATTCATCCCATTTCGATTCTGATCTGATGATACAACTTCAAGATGAACAGAAGATGAACACACGATTACATCTTAGTCTCCAACTTATACCCTAATCCACGTACTGTTTGAATGGAGAAATCATGCGACGTTTTAGCAAACCGCTCGCGTAATCGTTTTATATGAACATCAACAGTGCGATCATTTCCCTCATAGTCACTGCCCCACACCAACTCAATTAACTGTTCTCTTGAAAAAATGCGATTTGGATAACTTGCTAATTGTGCAAGCAATTCAAATTCCTTCAGTGGAAGAATCATTGTCTTCCCTTGGGATTGAACCTCGTAGCTTTTCCGGTTAATGACTGTACTACCCAATGTAATTACTTCTTCACTTGTCATTTGGAATCGTCTAAGCAGTGCTTTGATCCGAAACAAAATCTCTTTTGGTTCAAATGGTTTCACAACATAATCATCTGTTCCTGCCAGATAAGCCTTTTCCTTATCGGCGACTTCTCCCTTGGCAGTAAGCATGATAACGGGAATATCATACACGTTACGGACTTCTTCACACAGCTGATAACCATCAATATTTGGCATCATCACATCAACAATTGCTAGATGAATATTTTCTGTTTCCAGTTTGTCCAACGCCTCTTTCCCATCCACCGCTTCTATTGTTTGATAACCTTCCCGTTGTAAATAAAATCGTAGCAATTCCCGTATATGTGGGTCATCATCAACTACTAAAATGGTAATCAAGTTGACTCCTCCGATCAATGTTTAATTTTATTAATCGTACCATAAAATCTTCAGCATTATAAAAAACTGCCCTATAATAAGAGCAGTTTTTTGTCAGTAAATTCTATTCCATCCCCAACAAGTCATCAATCACTTTCACGACCTGATCTACATAACG
Coding sequences within:
- a CDS encoding S9 family peptidase, whose protein sequence is MIQFPKPTVEQFFRTYAITDFAVSKDEKRLVFSTNLNGKMNLWAIDLPDNYPYLFAHQDESCSFIKFDPKQRYVLAGFDRDGDENHQVYAIPYDGGLPQPLITGDAEEKYFFSHLSDDGERIYYMTSEGNPSFLNARVRNLVDDADALINTGERSPTELAAVSDDEKSFVYLRAFANTYVTGIVKTNGQEFSLTPDSEKVHVTFDPVFVDDSTVYFVTDYESEYSYLAKFDLQTNEFSSVVRVDQESMTSLTFNKKQNMFYLVTEDGVVDHLYRYDLVNEKVEKLSLPVDVIGQIHVAQSGALYVLGINATEPMNIFHSVDGDSWTKLTSNSVLGVGNDDMVEPEVISYKSYDGMEIESLLFKADPELDNGHTIFWPHGGPQAAERKTFRSMFQCFLNRGYSIFAPNFRGSTGYGSSFVKLVEQDWGEGPRLDCVAGIEWLFANNISDRDKLFLVGGSFGGYMALLLHGRHPEYFKAVVDIFGPSDLFTFVNSVPPHWKPIMERWIGDPERDKERFVKDSPVTYLDGMVKPMLVIQGAKDPRVVKEESDQIVEKLRDKGRDVDYFVMEDEGHGFSKKENEIKVYNLMLDFLAKHQGKEQHV
- a CDS encoding HAMP domain-containing sensor histidine kinase translates to MRTLYVRIIVVTMLIMISSSIIAFVATNVYYHQFLKPKNDQKVTQIANDIVSVYKESHDGDIRNYLENMAELGYTFYVVDEDGNRTHIGIAFDDTELSSDKINNVLEGATYHGIANYPWNLFITGFFSNELRNTVGVPVKVDGKNVALFVRANTERQFGEMRVFLAVLLVLVLLISFLLVLLSTRYIVKPVHALTEATKKVAGGNYHLKLPVKRRDEIGDLAKHFSQMSTSLENVEEKRQEFVSNVSHEIQSPLTSIRGFSKTLRLEDLTAVERNHYLEIIENEAKRLSMLSKQLLTLSMLDKETKLDEKITYNLAEQIKEVVSTTRWQWQEKELAIDMEMDDITIFGDQKLLHQVWMNLLTNAIRYTHSGGTITIKTSVEKAGVQVLFSDTGIGIAKEDIPNLFDRFYKVDKARNRTVASTGLGLSIVKKIIELQEGTIMVESELGEGTTFIVLLSKQ
- the glmS gene encoding glutamine--fructose-6-phosphate transaminase (isomerizing), with protein sequence MCGIVGYIGQNDTKEILLNGLEKLEYRGYDSAGIAMLNDNGMNLFKVKGRIATLRDRVDSSVHATMGIGHTRWATHGVPSEENAHPHQSKSGRFTLVHNGVIENYQDLKKEYLSDVSFISETDTEVVVQLIEKLFEKYQDTAEAFRQTMGLLKGSYAIGMIDKEDQDTLYVAKNKSPLLVGLGEGFNVVASDAMATLSVTDQYLEIFDQEIVLVNRSFVEVQKLNGTVVDRKPYTAQIDASDIEKGTYPHFMLKEIDEQPFVMRKIINEYQNETNELKLDADVRGAMKACDRVYIIACGTSYHAGLVGKQFIEKLANIPVEVHVASEFSYNMPLLSEKPLFVFISQSGETADSRAVLVKIKEMGHPALTITNVPGSTLSREADYTLNLYAGPEIAVASTKAYTAQIAVLAILAVDTAQAKGLELDFDPMQELAIAANAMEVLTDQKEAIEDLVKNYLETTRNAFFIGRSSDYFVCLEGALKLKEISYIQAEGFAGGELKHGTIALIEEGTPVIALATQEDVNYAVRSNVQEVVARGANAMVVSMKGLEQDSDAFVLPHVHELLTPLITVVPLQLLAYYAALHRDCDVDKPRNLAKSVTVE
- a CDS encoding response regulator transcription factor, which encodes MITILVVDDDPHIRELLRFYLQREGYQTIEAVDGKEALDKLETENIHLAIVDVMMPNIDGYQLCEEVRNVYDIPVIMLTAKGEVADKEKAYLAGTDDYVVKPFEPKEILFRIKALLRRFQMTSEEVITLGSTVINRKSYEVQSQGKTMILPLKEFELLAQLASYPNRIFSREQLIELVWGSDYEGNDRTVDVHIKRLRERFAKTSHDFSIQTVRGLGYKLETKM